Below is a window of Corvus cornix cornix isolate S_Up_H32 chromosome 10, ASM73873v5, whole genome shotgun sequence DNA.
GGACACCTTTTTCACAGCGAATTTCGTGGCCCAAACCTCTGTGGACAGATCTAGAGCTGACAGCTTTGCCAGGCAGTGCTATTTATGAGCTGTGTCTGTTAATGCACAACCCGGGGGGTGTGTGAGCAGTTTACAGTATGAGCTATGAAATACACAAATAGGTTTGGCAGTCTCAGCGGTGACATTCTCAAACAACTGCCTCTCAGAACACCAATACACACATTCACTGCAAAGCCTGATTCAGGGCTTCAGCTGGCATGTTAAAATACACCCAGCTTACAGTAGTGCATAAGGCACATCCTATCCAGATCAGCCGCCCCCGAGAGAGCAGGACTGTGCACCTGGCTGCACAttgtgcagctcctggagctgtggcacagcctggAAGGTGCTAAGGAAGAGACAGGGATCAGGAGGTGGAGCAGAggtggccctgctgctgctctgtgggaagTGACGTGATCTGTAAGGCAGGATCCCCGAGGATGAGCAGCTGATGTCACCTCACGCTGTCCCCACCCTGAGCGATTCTCCCACACTGTTGTGGGTGACTGGAGAGGCAAAATGGCAGCTGAGCCAGTGGGAGAGAACCACTCCCCACGGACACACAGCCCCGCGCCCACGACCCAGACTGGCTATTCCAGACATGCATGGGACACACACTAAGGGAGAACAGGAACAGGTTATGCTCACGCTGAGAGCTCCAGTGCATTTTTGGTGGTAAAACTGTGGGGCTCCTGTCAGCCATAAagccttttccctctcccctgctcACGGAAATCTGACCTGAGGCTGTCCTATCCCTTGCAAAGTGCCCTCAGAAGCCCCCACATACAGCTCTGCAAGCTGACAGACCCTACAGCACAGCAAACACTTGGCTTCTCTATTCTCACCTCTCCGGGCCTGCCTAAATCCTTCTTCCATAGTCCTCTGCCACAGCAAGGGCTTCAACTCCAGCCTTAAAGGCTGCAAATCAGAGGTTTCTCCAGGATCCAGCTTTTGGGAGCTTTCTGCAACAGTAACAGTGATGCCTTGAGTGGCTACCTAAAAAccttgttatgtctaaccagcatgagagaacaaCAGCTAACAGGCCACACGAACTTCAGTTACccactaggcagtacaggatttctaaaatataaaagttaaaacctaaggtATCAACAGAAATAAAGGTCGCCCTGCGGGCATGTAATTTTGCTGGTGGGGTTGTACTACACCAGTTTGTTAGTTTGAGGTAATGATGAGGTTTTAGCAATGCCTTTTGTATCACAGGAATTAGGTCAGGTTCAGTAGGCACCAAACATTTCAAGGCACATTCACTCCCAACAACGCTGGCACTGCCGTTAGTGCTGAAATGATGTGAATATAAATAATAGCAACTATAATACGGAATCCAAAGTATTTACAATGAGATACAACCCACAGAACACTCACCAATGGGTATGCAAATTGGATGGATGAAGGGGATTGCAGAATAATTTGAGTTTGGATTTCAGAGTTCCTTCCCAGAGATAAGATTGAGCATCTGTCATCCATCTTCTACCTTGCCAAGCTGAAAACACTTCgagcactgctctgctcacaTACACCCATCCTTTCTTCTGAACAGCAGGCAACACTCCCCTAACATATCTAATCACTCTCATGTTTACAGGGCCACACCCTACAGATaaacagggagctgcagctctcagcacctgacagtgctgcagctggagtcCCACAGGAGCCAGACTGGAAATGCAGTCAAAACACCTTCCTACCAAAGTTTCTCACTTCCTGAGGATAATTTCCTAACCTGTCTTCTTCCCACAAATTTCAGTTGTTCTATCTCTATTGATCTGGACCATTTTGCTCCAGAAACAAGCAGCTCAGCAGTCACTGCCACCACCTCTGATTGCTCGGGGTGTTCACCAGCACAGGTGGTGGCTCACGCCTGCTCCAGTTCCTGTGGATTTTCTGGAAGCCAGGCTGGGCACCACAGGGTGTGAGCAAACAGCACTGCAAAATCCAGCAATTTGGCTCCAATTGAAAGAAATGCATAAATTTGGACATGGATGatgccagctccagccctggtgTCTCAGGCAAGATAGAAACAGTTCTACCTCCCACTGCTGAGCTCTCAAAAGCTGGGAGGTGGCAAGGTCTCCAAGAAAGGCAGATTCATAacctgggagggagggagggagagagattCTCTGTGCAGAAATACTTCTGCAATGGCAAATCTCTCCAACGTGGTTCAGATTCTGCAGAACATCCACACGACTGGCATCTGGCAGCTTCAGACTCTTCCCAACTCTCATTCTGGGAAGAGAGTTGCCAGAGAAGCTGATACTAATTATTTAAAACTGGGACTTGCATATTTCCCATGTGATTCTACTTCTGAAGTACTGCACTACTGAGGAGAGGTTTGCAACTGCCAAGACATGAAAGAGTGTTTGTTATTAACACATCACTATATAATCAGGGGCTTAGCAGGAGGCTGGGCACGCACATGATTCTTCCTCTGTTGCTGACAGCGTAGATGGAAGTCCCCAGGTATCCTATTAGGTGACAAGTGAGAATGAGTTCTGCAGCCAAAACTAAGCAATTTGGCACAATTTAGTAGAGAGATGGCATTTTCTGCTCCAAAAGGGCCCAGAATTGGAACAGCATGAGATGTTTCAGATAGAGATTGAGCTGTGCTGGCCAAGCTGAGTGGGTGTCTCAcggagcagagcagcagtgggtgCTGAAGTCCAGGACTGAGatctgctggcagagctcagatGGGGAATGTTGCCCAGTTTCTGAGAACAACACAGGGTCTGTATTTTAATTAGAGCTCCTCTGCTCATCTGCATGGCTCAGCAGAAACTTTCTGAATTCTCCAGACCTTTATTAGGATCCATCCAAAAAGCCTaccttcagtttttctcttctcctgcccCAGAGAAGCCACACCAGTAGCAACCACCCAGCCCACGTGCTCTGCCGTTGGCTCCCGTGGAATGTCACGGGTAGGCACTGATTCCATGGGCATGGAGTGATGTGTGGTTCTGGAAAGAGTGCCCAGCTCGGATTACATGAGGcctgtgaggaaaggcagcCTGACAGCAAGGAATATGACACACAGATGGGTgagctgcacacacagaacCCGAGTAACGGATCCAGGCTGCTCGGGGAGGCAGAGATAAGGGACAATACGTTGGGAGTGCTGGACAGGACAGGAGCTGAGAGGGCTGCAAGGACCTGCCATCCAAACCGTGCCCTGGGTCCTGCCCAGTGTTCATTAGCTCCAGCTACAGGGTCCATCCCAGGCACTGCAGACACACACAGGACCGATCCTCACAACAATAAAGGAATTCATACTTTGGGAAggctcctcccctccctgcatTGTGCACTGGCCTAGAGTTTAACTGGCCAAAGTAGGTCAAAGGGAATGAGCTTGTTTGAATATGGAAATTCAACTTAATAAGTAGTAAAGACAATTGCTTCAAGCTTGTGAGTTCAAAGTAAGAAAAACAGGTTTCTAGAGCTCCTTTGAGAACTAGAAGCTTTGGTTTTCACCCCTCCCTGCTGTTTCCTCCCCTTGCCCACCCTTGTTCCCTTCCCTCTTGCCTCCTGCCTAATGAGGGTCTGGCAAACCCTCATTTCTCCAAACCAAGCCCATGgtctgaaaagcaaattctgtGAGGTGAAAAGCTCACACATACAGGTCTGTCAGCTCCAAGTGGCCTGAGAACAGGGACCACATGTGCAACTCTCCATAGCTAATCttcaaacaaggaaaaaacacatCCTTTGtctgcttcctgcagaaaaAGGGGGGTTTTCcaccttctctctttttttcccaccttttctcttttttttttccctaaagggAACAAGTTCCTTCCAATAACTGAACACTGATTAAAACCACTGTCCCTCTACCACCCCCCCCAAGTCACAAGCAGCTTATACCAAAAAACTGTCAAGAAAAAGATTTCTTATACAAGGACTTCATAAcaccagggaaaagaaatgaaggaaaactgtTGACATTGAATTTTAACTCTTTCCATtctaaaaaaatctcttaacTCTTATCCTTTTCTTCCCATGCTTTTAATAAAAGTCTCCCAGTGAAAACTCATGGAGATCAGTTTCAGCTCTTTGAAATTACACACAGCAGCGACCCAGAAGCAATCAGCTTGCTAGTTCCATAATTAAACAGGTGTTTAATTAATACTTTTTATTCAGTCTGAGTTAGCTCCTGTGAATTCAACAGCCCTAGGTCCCTCTCTGTTACCTCTAACTGGAATTCATGGGGTGGCTCAAGGGCAGGCAATACGGAGCTGGACTTCAGTTCTCAACTGACAGTTTCAGCTCTAATTTTGCTGTTTGAGACAAACCTAGATCTCCAttagcttaaaaaataaatgttgacCAAGAAATGAGTGTTTAGCTCTTTAACTGAACAGGTTCTCTGAGGGAACTTGTCTTTTTATAAACCTCTTATTTTTGTTGGCAGATTGCAAAACGAATCTTACAATTATCTTTGCAGCCTTGTTCGAGTGCACTGACAGAACTGTCCATGGAGGCTGAACACCAGCAGCTTACAAAGATCAAACCGAGATGGTTCCTCCTCAGCAGCTTCGGTTGCGTTGATGTGGAAACTGCAcctgttgttaaaaaaaaaaaaaccaaacaatttcaGTCTACAGGGCAACAACTGCATCAGCATCAGGTGACAAACTAATCACCCGAAAGAGGAATTGTGCCTTAATTCCCCAAGGTGTTGCTGTGTCAGATTGCTGCTCACAGCCACACCCAGACACGGGACTAATAACAGGGTCCCCGAGCGGTGACAATGCTCTGGGTTGAGGCTGCCCCGTGGGCACATCTAATTATGATGTTCTCTGACAAGGCTATAAATACCCCGGTCCCACAGGTGAAGCCCTCATTGCAGCAGGGTTTTTGGGCAGGTATTTACTCTGTTCTCTCCGCCCGCCTGGGCTGGAGGGCTGTTTGTAACCATGAGAGCCTCGCAGGCGTGTCCTCCAGGGAGATTTCATAATCACAGACAGATCAAACATCAGCCAGAAAAGCACCGAAGGGGAAACGATTAAATTTGTTCAAATGAAAAAGCTACTGACAAAACCCAAAGACCACCTgagcaaaggaaaaggggggTTACACATTAACAGAGCAACTCTGGTGGGCTGAACAGGGTCTGAGAGGAGAAGATGATCGCGCTCTCAGAAGTGAAGGGGCACTACAGCAgtgtgaaaaacgaggttcgctctcctgtgagaatttaaagggtttaatagaaagacaataagagacacataaaataaagcaaagaggtaacggccgggtgccttggcgctctgccaagagcacacctgatgctcgaggtgagtcctttttataccatttttactgtctgttctctattcatattcaaacttttcccggagctgttctgcatggccactccttggttccgcctttttagagcatgcgtattcttctgccttgcggtttttatttcttttgattcttggggttgggcccgctaggtaagagtcgatggtggggtggatctcttaattctccagacagtcagggctgattgcagctttgggcctctttgTCTCTccgggcagagcggtgatagcggctctgggctctcctggccgcccgttctccgggcagagcagcctttgggcctttttgttccctggacaaagtgttgatcaGCAGCTCCtcgggcctcatcctctgctcgcTTGGAGGTTctcttacttgctcacacttgctaacattcttgccaaaaagagagaaaactacatccacacagcaaaaagcatttctaacattatataatacCTACCTTTATACTttgcgagaagccaatattATAATTTATGTTTATAACAGCAGGAAGGTATTCGAGCATAAAGAACAGTTTGAAGGATCTGCTGAAGAacagggaaggcagaaaggCCTCCAGTTTGTTTTCAGGATTCTGTTCTTAAAGATCATCACATTTTCATAACGCTTAGGCTCACAAACTCAGTCAGTGCCCCTGGTCACCATCAGCTGCCAGGTGAGGAAGGTTTTTTCTCACTCTCTCCTTCACCAGCAATTCCAGCCTCCATCATCCGCCTGTCCTGCCCACCTTTGCACCCTCAAAACTCTGAGGAATAACTTCAGAGGGAGAgaatacataaataaatgagGAAGTCCTTTATGGCAATGCCTAGTAAGAAAGGGAACCTGATGGGCAGCCAATGAGCCCTGAGGGCCAGTCATGAATTCATGACAATGGCTGCTGACTAAATACCATcctaaaaagaaagagaaatcaacAAAAAAGCCTTCCACTATTCTATCTCCTTTACTGCTTACTTTGTCAGAGTCTGAGGAGATGACAATCACTCAAAACACAGAACTGAGTAAGAAAATTATCGGCTGCCTCAGCCAACGCGCTGTGGCACATAGTTGTCAAACTCTTGCAAATTTTGTCAGAAGTCTCTGAGTGAACGTTGCTGTGATTTCTAAAGAAGCCCAGAAAAACTCCCTctcattaaaaaggaaaacctccCTTGCTCACTGCAGCCCCTCTGTGATGGATGCACCGGGCAGCAAAGGcggtcccagccctgctcccagcacgCGCGGCCTCAGGGCTGCGGGCAGGTCTGATGAGGACACCTCACCCTGGGAATGGCACGGAACACGGCGAGACCAGGAACTTTTccaccaaaaagaaagaataacCAACCCTACTAGGGCTGGTTACTAGCTTCGGACAGTGACTGCATTGCTGGACGTGAGCCTTTAGAGAAACTTTGGTGTgaggcagggcagaggagctgtgggaccGCAGGTACTGTCCTGTTGGGGCAGAGTGGAAACACAACACAGACCCACACGGGTGTTGCGAAACAAAGAAACAACCCCGAGGAGGGCATGGAGCAGCAGTACTACGTACGTGGAGGGTGCAGACACGATGCCCAGCCGGACATCAGCTCAGCGCTACTGAAGGCCCCGGCACCAGGGCAGTGCACACCGCGGGCTCCTCGCCCCGGCTCCCCGCTGCCCGAGGGCCCGGCTGCCTCGGCCCGGCCCGTTCCCGGGGGCCTCGGCCCGGCGGTGCCGTGAGGGAACCGCTGCCCCGCCATCTCCCCTCACGACGCACCGCCCCGCGCCGCTACGGTATTCTCGTACCGAGTTACGCAAGTGGCGCAGCCGCACCGCTGGGCCGCACGCAGATTGCGCAGAAGGAGCGCCATTCTCGTACCGAGTTACGCAGGTGACGCAGCGGTGTGGCCGGGCCGCACGCAAGTTGGGCAGGGGGAGCGCTGTTCCCGTACCGAGTTACGCAAGTGGCGCAACCGCACGGCCGGGCCGCACGCAGGTTGTGCAGGAGGCGCGGCGCGCTGCGATTCCCGAAGCGGTTTACGCCGTCCGGCAGCCAGCGGGGGCGGGGCGCTACGGAGGCGGCGTAAGGAGGCCCCCGCCGGCGGCGCCCCGCCTCAgccgcggcggcgggggaggaggaggaggaggaggagcggaGCGCGTCCGGCGCGATGTGGCAGCGGTCGGTGTTCGTGGGCCTGCTGGCCCTGGCCCTGGGCTACCTGTGCGTGCTGGGCCCCGAGCTGCCCCCCGCGGCCCTGCGGCAGCTCTCGGCCTCGCTGCTGGGGACGCTGCGCCGCGCCCGCTCGCTGGAGGCGCGCACGGTGGCGGCCTGGCAGGCGGCCATTGTCCGCCCCGCGCGCGGCTGGGCGCGCGTCGCCGTCGGGTAGGTGCGGGAGCGCGCGGGGAGCGCCCctggcggcggggcggggagcgcgCCTGGGCCGGGATGCGCGTCCCGGTGTCCACGTGCGTGGGTGTGGAATGTGCGGGTACGGATGTGCCGCGGCCCGGCGTGCGTAGCCATGTACCTGGGATGTGTCCGCCCCGGCCGggtgaggccccacctgcagagctgcctccagccatGGGGTCCCGACATcagaaggacgtggagctgctgcagcgAATCCAGAGGAGACCACGGAGATACTCcgagagctgggggtgctcacctggagaggagaaggctccagggagacctcagagctcCTTGCAGGGCCAAggggggctccaggagagctggagagggacttgggcCAGGGAACGGAgggacagggcaagggggaatggcttcccactgccagagggcaagATTAGGtgagatattgggaaggaattgctccctgggagggtgggcaggccctggcacagggtgcccagagcagctgtgattGCCCCTGGATTCCTGGCAGCACCCAAGGCTAGGTTGGAcgggggcttggagcaccctgggatagtggaaggtgtccctgcctgtgatAGGGGATGGAGCCagatgatcttggaggtcccttccaacccagaccatgCCGTGATTCCATGAAAAGAGCCAGACGTGAGTGCAGCACCTCCCTTAGCACTGCTCGGTCTGAGTTGGACATCGGCCGAGGCAATCGATGATCCAGAACGCTCCTGTGGTGGGGATTTAAGCTGGGCTCAGGCCCTATTGACAGCCCTTCTCCAGAGACATTATTCCCAGCTTGcttgtctttaaaacaaattcatgTGCAGCATCTAAGGGTTGGGGTTGGGGTCAGTTGGAGCTGCTGGtccctccagcacaggctggcaaTAAATAGGTACCAGAGACAAGTTTATAAAGTGGAGAAGGGAGCAAAGCCTTCACCTTTGGGAAGAGGTAACTGAGTCCagacagagctggagagaggtgtggagggaagggagagggaaggcaaTGGATGTTGAGCACAGGGAAATTCAAGCCACTGTCTCTTTTTAAAGTGGGAAGAGAACAAGGGGAAAGTTCAGGAATGTAACATTGATCTTAAATGCTGGGTTTAAGTCTGACCATTAATCCAGATGTTATATTTAGTGCTTGACtcactttcttttaaatatatggaCATGGCAGGATTACTTGCCTTTGACTGGAGGATTCAGCCTTTGGGTGTTGGAAGGAGTCATCCACTTCCATGGCTGTGTAGCTCTGTGTTAGCAGAGGAATGTGACTTAGTTTCATCCCCTTGGATCTGTAATGATtcattaaaacataaaattggGGCTAAAATGCTGCTTGAGcttgtggtttcttttctctgccatGCGAGGAAATTTCTCTGTCCTCGGTGCAGGAGGTGATGCACATCCAGAGGATTTCTGGGCTGGTTACCTCGTGGAGTGGAAAGCCTCAGGGTTTTTCATGTCCTTCATTTCGTTTGATGCAGCTTTGCCGTGTTGCAGCCCAAATCTGAGTCCTGAGAGGTCACTGCCAAGGGAGTGCTGAGTGCTGAGCACTCCACACTGACGGGGAGCAGGAACTGGCCCTTGGAGTGTCGTGGGGGGAGATGTGGAGAAAGTCAGGGATCCTGCACGAGTTTCATGGATGGTTTGGATCCCTGTCAGGGACATGTGgggcagaggagaagaaatggaACTtgacagcagctccagaagATGCTTAAATAATTGCTGGTGTAATCTCAGGAAGTATTTGCTGTATATTGTTATCTCTCTGAAACCATGGAGTGAGACAAGGGCAAATGTTTATAAATTGTCTTCCCGGGGTTCTGGTTCCAGCTAGAAACTTTCCTGTCCTCTAGTCTGAATTAGACTGTGATTAAATCAATGAGAAATGGGCACTGGAAGTTAGACTTTCAGTAAAGCCTGGATCTGCTGAAATGGTTCTTCTCCCTCCCTTACTATCAcaggatttttctcctgttcccaCTGCATGCTGTTTCTGTAAGTTTGGGACGGTCCTTCAGAAACTGCCATTTTCAAATACTTCAACTTGCTGAGACAGATTGCTCTCTTGTCTTCTCGTAAACAGAACCAGCCGGTGTGGGGAGTTATGTGTGGCTTTGGGTATTATTAGGAATAGTTGAAACTCCAGAGGTTGATCTAGCTGACTTAAAcactttcagttttgcttttaacagTTTTGAATCACATGCACATTTGAAAcccaaaatacataaatttttaaaagcttctagGAATTTAAAATGCTACTGTTACTGTGCCTGGTCTTTTCGAGTGAGCCCAAGGCAGGAAATTAAGTAGGACCTGTATTGTAACATACTCAACCACCTTTGGATCACGCAgctttccttgttttcattcAGCAGGAAGTTAGAAATCCCTCTCTGGGCACGATAAAAGCTAGTCAAATGGAGAAAGCTTTAGGAGAGAATTTCAGGAAATTCCTGTGccctttttccctttggttGGTTGTTCTCCCCCTGCACAGTCAGGGGTGTGACCTCACTGCACTCCCAGGTGCCCTGAGGTCtgtctgcttttcccaggaggccttttccttctctctcccagcGTCAACGCCTGcgtggatgtggttctgtccGGGGTGAAGCTGCTGGAGGCCCTGGGCCTGGAGCCCGGCGAAGGGAAGAACCACGCGGTCCTGAGCTCCGGGCAGGACCTGAGGGAGGCTTTTGCCCACTTCATGGAGAGAGGGGCGGCTGCCGAGCGCTTCTTCAGCGACGCCGAGGCGTTCCAGGCCATCGCACGGACAGCCTCGGAGCACCCCGCGGCACAGGTGGGTCTGCACCCACAGCGGAGCCTTGGCACTCCTCCTCCTTACTCCCTGAGCACTGCTGGCTTCCACTCTCCCTCTAGAGACAAAACCGTTTAGGAAGAAACTTGTGGTGTAGCTTGAGTTGCGTTCATGGTTTTCCGTGGGATTCTGCCCCTGCTGCAAATGGGAGGGGTTGAAATGGTCTCTCCCCTGCTGACATTCCCAAACTGAAATGTCAGAGATGCCTCTTGGGAGCCAGATGGGGCTGAGGCTGTGGAAGAGCCTCCAACACCCTGGGATGAGGCTGGGAGTGAGGAATCTCCTGATTTTCAGCTGTATGTATGTTTTCTGTGAGAGAAGCCaggggtggtttgggttggaagggtccttaaagcccacccagtgccaccccctgccatgggcagggacaccttccactgtcccaggctgctccaagacctctccagcctggccttgggcactgccagggatgcaggggcagccccagctgctctgggcaccctgtgccagggcctgcccaccctcccagggaacaattccttcccaatatcccatccagccctgccctctggcagtgggaagccattccctgtgtcctgtccctccatgccttgtccccagtccctctccagctctcctggagcccctttaggccctgcaaggggctctgagctctccctggagccttctcctctccagcagagcacccccagctctcccagcctggctccagagcagcccttggagcatctctgtggcctcctctgagCACCTTTGACCCTCAGGACAATCCATACTCACTGCTTTTCAAGCTCAAATCAGAGTTTTACTGGAAAGTTTGACCTTTTTTACTGAAGCAACTTCCCCAGTTCCTTCCACTTCAtgtgggcacaggcagcaggtttCATCTCAAACTGGAGGAAGAATTGCTGCAGTATTTAAATGACTCCTTGTCAGCCTTGCTGAAAACCCACAGGGCTTTAGCCACAGAGAGGTTGCTCAGGAGTAAGGGCTGTTTATGTGCTGAATGAGTTGGTTTTTACAGCGCTGTCACTGTTATGAATGAATTGATTTTTACAGGGCCGCTACCTGAAGGTGaatatttagattaaaaataaagaatgctCAACTTGTTGAGACCTCACAGAGAATTGTAAAATCGTTTTGCCTTCAGCCCCAATAACCTTTAGTAACTTGGGTACTGCTGAACCctgttttaaaaagccaaaatctCCAGCCTATGCTGAGGACTAAAATGTGTTTAAAGGTCCCAAAGCCAGGGGATGCCCACACCCTGCTCTGTTTGTTTTACAGCTTTACGTGGGAGGAAATGCTGCTCTCATCGGGCAGAAGCTCGCGACAAATCCAGACCTGAAGGTACACACGTTCCAAACATTTCATGCCCTTTGCTTGTCTTCTTTACTTTGCTTGTCTCATGTCACTTCTGTGTAGGTTTTGGGGATCTGGCAGTTACTTCTTAGGTTCTGCTGGTGGGACATATGGTTGGACTTCcaagctgatttttaaaaattgaattattaactttttaaaatcagttgtCTAATTCAAGCATCAGTTGTGATGCTTAAATTTTGGCAAGGGACATGGCAAGAGAaaccttgtttgtttttccttgttttctagATCCTCCTTTGTGGCCCAGTTGGTCCCAAACTCCACGAACTGCTCGATGACAATGTGGTTGTGCCGCCAGAATCCATGCAGGAAAGAGATGAATTCCATCTTATCTTGGAATATCAAGCAGGTACCTTGCCAAAGGCTGAGTGTTCAGTGGAGCCCCTGAACATCTCTAAGATTGGTGCACAGCCTGAGGGGTGTCATTCTGAAGCTCCATAAACACTAAAATGCTccctgaaaacacagatttaacCACGTGCTGATGAAACTCGGGGTAACCTTCATGTAATGGCTCAAACAATTTCAGGGCTTTTCTTGCCGCTGATGGAGCCCATTGAATTTGTGATCTTGCCCAGGAATAAACCACTTCACACACACTTGGTCCTGTTTGCTCCACCCCAGGTGAGCAGTGGGGCCGAGTGAGGGCACCCGCTGCCAACCGCTTCATCTTCTCCCACGACCTGTCCAACGGCGCCCTGAACATGCTGGAAGTGTTTGTGTCCAGCCTGGATGAATTCCAGCCAGACCTGGTGGTGCTTTCAGGACTCCACATGATGGAAGGGCAGAGCAAGGAGATGCGACAGAGACGACTCATGGAGGTGAGATACTGAATCCCTGAATCTCCTTCATTTCCACTCCAAGTGTTTCGTGGCAAGGCCTTGTTTTCCCAGGTTTGAAGGAGCAGGAAGGTTGTGCCTTAGAGCTCCCACAGGTCTCAGTATTCAATGCCAAAAGCagagtgggagctgcaggcatGGCCAAAGTCTAATTCTGTAACACTGGTTTTTCTTAGATTCAGTGGCCTGTCCAGGGAAAAGAAGGGCTGGTTGCCTGGCTGGAGGGTGTTGATCTGGTTACTGGGCTTGTCTAGCAGCTAAACCACACTGTTTCTATCCTGGATACTGAGGTGATCCAGGTTGTAATCAACACCTGCATTCCTTAAGCAGCATCTGTCTTGTACCACCTGTTCTACAGCTGAGGGCTCGTCCTACCGTGAGGCACTGGCCTTTTTCCTGTTCTAGGAtcagctcttctgcagctgcttcaggtTTGTGAGGTTTTTGGAATTAATCCATTAGaaggtgctgagctgggaggagaTTAAGGTTAGATACAGTTTTCCTGCCCTGGGATTCTGCAAACTAGAAGTTGCTTTATTTCCTCTCCTTAGTAGTACACACACAGGTCATCCCATTGAAATTGTTTATATCCACTCACAGGAAGATTAAAGGATGTGTATCTTGAGTCCAaaccctttttctccttctgttccttaataaatacatattctaggg
It encodes the following:
- the ADPGK gene encoding ADP-dependent glucokinase isoform X1 gives rise to the protein MWQRSVFVGLLALALGYLCVLGPELPPAALRQLSASLLGTLRRARSLEARTVAAWQAAIVRPARGWARVAVGVNACVDVVLSGVKLLEALGLEPGEGKNHAVLSSGQDLREAFAHFMERGAAAERFFSDAEAFQAIARTASEHPAAQLYVGGNAALIGQKLATNPDLKILLCGPVGPKLHELLDDNVVVPPESMQERDEFHLILEYQAGEQWGRVRAPAANRFIFSHDLSNGALNMLEVFVSSLDEFQPDLVVLSGLHMMEGQSKEMRQRRLMEAVASISDIPTDIPIHLELASMTDQDFMSNIMHQQVFPLVNSIGLNEQELLFLTQSASGPHASLASWSGIPDVGVVSDILFWILKEHGKTAERASDLTRIHFHTLAYHILVTVDGHWGNQAAAVAAGARAAGTQACATDTIDTSKVFLKAPLEFVTSHTEAPSKISLNPDEPVVHWHREGISFHFTPVLVCKDPVRTVGLGDAISAEGLLYSEVYPQ
- the ADPGK gene encoding ADP-dependent glucokinase isoform X2, with amino-acid sequence MWQRSVFVGLLALALGYLCVLGPELPPAALRQLSASLLGTLRRARSLEARTVAAWQAAIVRPARGWARVAVGVNACVDVVLSGVKLLEALGLEPGEGKNHAVLSSGQDLREAFAHFMERGAAAERFFSDAEAFQAIARTASEHPAAQLYVGGNAALIGQKLATNPDLKILLCGPVGPKLHELLDDNVVVPPESMQERDEFHLILEYQAGEQWGRVRAPAANRFIFSHDLSNGALNMLEVFVSSLDEFQPDLVVLSGLHMMEGQSKEMRQRRLMEAVASISDIPTDIPIHLELASMTDQDFMSNIMHQVFPLVNSIGLNEQELLFLTQSASGPHASLASWSGIPDVGVVSDILFWILKEHGKTAERASDLTRIHFHTLAYHILVTVDGHWGNQAAAVAAGARAAGTQACATDTIDTSKVFLKAPLEFVTSHTEAPSKISLNPDEPVVHWHREGISFHFTPVLVCKDPVRTVGLGDAISAEGLLYSEVYPQ